The Camelina sativa cultivar DH55 chromosome 14, Cs, whole genome shotgun sequence genome includes a window with the following:
- the LOC104739915 gene encoding rRNA biogenesis protein rrp36, with translation MTGAGKFEGSSSRIVFEDSDEDLSCSSVSSSDEEEEETEKELTFEEIHKLRADGSKPVTWKPNQVKKTGRANKNRPVELSSKKPVSRYREVIHVPKKEPRDPRFVSLGGRLDLDGFKKRYNFFFEDKLPVEREELKKKLKKTKNPEEANKLKNELTYVEKMLKYEPSTKNKGAAILTEHKKREREAAKEGKKPYYLKKSEIRKQTLVEKYNSLKESGKLSSYLDKRRKKNATKDHRYIPYRRSEE, from the exons ATGACGGGAGCTGGTAAGTTTGAAGGGAGCTCGAGTAGGATAGTGTTTGAGGACAGTGATGAAGACCTTTCGTGTTCATCTGTGTCTTCTTCAGATGAGGAG gaagaagaaacagagaaagagttgACATTTGAGGAAATACATAAGTTGCGAGCTGATGGGTCTAAGCCAGTTACCTGGAAACCAAATCAAGTGAAGAAAACGGGTCGTGCTAACAAAAACAG ACCAGTGGAGTTGAGTTCTAAAAAACCTGTGAGTCGTTATAGAGAAGTTATTCATGTTCCAAAGAAG GAACCTCGTGATCCTCGCTTTGTTTCATTGGGTGGAAGACTTGACCTTGACGG TTTCAAGAAGCGATACAATTTCTTCTTTGAAGATAAACTTCCTGTAGAAAGAGAG GAATTGAAAAAGaagctaaagaaaacaaagaatccAGAAGAGGCCAACAAATTGAAGAACGAGTTAACTTATGTT GAGAAAATGTTGAAATATGAACCATCAACAAAGAACAAGGGAGCTGCGATACTAACAGAACACAAAAAGAGAGAACGAGAAGCCGCGAAAGAAGGGAAAAAGCCTTACTATCTCAAGAAAT CGGAAATCCGAAAGCAAACACTCGTCGAAAAGTACAACAGTCTCAAG GAATCTGGGAAGCTTTCATCGTATCTTGACAaacggaggaagaagaatgcAACTAAGGATCATAGGTACATTCCCTACCGTCGATCAGAGGAATAG